One window of Gemmatimonadota bacterium genomic DNA carries:
- a CDS encoding lytic transglycosylase domain-containing protein gives MTLVGAAAAVVSLTIGLLGVAPALDARPAEPVHDVSTLLDRVQEVEGAFQGAQDYYDETVAPIERVLLQYRDDPALVGKIARSVVQEANAAGLEPRLLVAVMLVENPWLDPAAESSVGAVGLMQVMPVHEGEWDGCVPDLREIRSNICHGARIFAHYVNRANGDVDRALLRYNGCVRGTNTPDCHRYPYHVYARAGRASMQAWLAATPSSRVGSAAAP, from the coding sequence GTGACCTTGGTGGGTGCGGCCGCGGCCGTCGTCAGCCTGACGATAGGCCTGCTCGGCGTCGCTCCGGCGTTGGACGCCCGGCCGGCTGAACCGGTGCACGACGTGTCGACGCTACTGGACCGTGTCCAGGAGGTTGAAGGGGCGTTCCAGGGCGCACAGGACTACTACGACGAAACCGTCGCTCCGATCGAGCGCGTCTTGCTGCAGTATCGAGACGACCCCGCGCTGGTGGGGAAAATCGCCCGGTCGGTGGTGCAGGAGGCCAACGCGGCGGGCCTGGAGCCGCGCCTCCTGGTGGCGGTGATGCTCGTGGAGAACCCATGGCTCGATCCCGCCGCGGAGAGTTCCGTGGGGGCCGTCGGGCTGATGCAGGTCATGCCCGTCCACGAGGGCGAGTGGGACGGCTGCGTGCCCGATCTGCGCGAGATCCGCTCCAACATCTGTCACGGAGCGCGCATCTTCGCGCACTACGTGAACCGTGCGAACGGCGACGTGGACCGCGCCCTGCTTCGCTACAACGGATGCGTACGGGGGACGAACACTCCCGATTGCCATCGCTATCCGTACCACGTGTACGCACGCGCGGGCAGGGCCAGCATGCAGGCCTGGCTGGCCGCGACGCCGAGCTCGCGAGTCGGTTCGGCCGCGGCGCCCTGA